From a single Silene latifolia isolate original U9 population chromosome 6, ASM4854445v1, whole genome shotgun sequence genomic region:
- the LOC141585844 gene encoding uncharacterized protein LOC141585844: MSTELKNTAANHEKTATKEQQQKIDEVRSGLGPLPENLSCYCSDAIIARFLQVNNWNVQKGTKMLRECLKWRSDYKPDEILWEDVAFEAETGKVYRTASVDKKGRPVIVMRPCRQNSSDIPGQMKYLVYCIENSMLNMPPDQEEMIWVVDFWNFKLSNISMGVSKELSHIMQYYYPDRLGVAILYNPPWIFEQFYKMVKPFLGARIRDRVKFVYSNDSTTMKIMEDIFETEQLESVLGSKAADSFDIHTYAEWMKKEDEKRQFLGIKDNEARTLSDKGDPSEEERQ; the protein is encoded by the exons ATGAGTACAGAATTGAAGAACACTGCTGCAAACCATGAAAAAACGGCGACAAAAGAACAGCAGCAAAAG ATTGATGAGGTGAGATCGGGATTAGGTCCGCTGCCAGAGAACTTGAGTTGTTACTGCTCTGATGCAATCATTGCTAGATTCCTGCAAGTGAATAATTGGAATGTTCAAAAGGGTACTAAAATGTTGAGAGAATGTCTGAAATGGAGGTCAGACTACAAGCCTGACGAAATTCTATGG GAAGATGTTGCTTTTGAAGCAGAAACTGGGAAAGTATACAGAACAGCCTCCGTGGACAAGAAAGGAAGACCGGTTATTGTCATGCGTCCCTGTCGTCAG aattcTAGCGATATACCAGGCCAAATGAAATACCTGGTATACTGCATCGAAAATTCTATGCTTAACATGCCACCAGATCAAGAAGAGATGATATGGGTGGTTGATTTTTGGAATTTCAAGCTTTCCAACATTTCAATGGGTGTGTCCAAGGAATTGTCTCATATCATGCAGTACTACTATCCAGACAGGCTAGGTGTTGCTATTTTGTATAACCCTCCTTGGATCTTTGAACAATTTTACAAG ATGGTAAAACCTTTTCTGGGAGCCCGCATTCGAGACAGGGTCAAGTTTGTTTATTCAAATGACAGCACTACAATGAAAATCATGGAAGACATTTTTGAAACAGAGCAGTTGGAATCTGTTTTGGGCTCAAAAGCTGCAGACAGTTTCGATATTCACACATATGCAGAGTGGATGAAAAAAGAAGATGAAAAAAGGCAGTTTCTAGGGATCAAAGATAATGAAGCCAGAACACTGTCTGATAAAGGTGACCCATCTGAGGAAGAGAGGCAATGA
- the LOC141585837 gene encoding uncharacterized protein LOC141585837: MSTDLKKSASDREKASTLEEREKKIAEVRAAICPLPETLSRFSSDDSISRYLRARNWNVKKATKMLKETLKWRVQYKTDDIRWEDIASEADSGKIYRSTSVDKKGRPVLVMRPSCQNSNSVAGQIKYFVYCMENAILNLPPNQEQMVWLVDFWNFSLSNISIKSTKETAYVLQNHYPERLGMAILYNPPRMFEQFYSVVKPFLEPKTRNKVKFVYADDANSIKIMEEIFNMDQLEPSFGGKSTESFDIQKYAQRMKEDDVKKHTFLEKGLGPFASTSSNGLTNVGDEPSEEEDDSDDQRSSSSKAGKSPGFPQDTSLSVTNMSLADVGDVKA; encoded by the exons ATGAGTACAGATTTAAAGAAATCTGCTTCAGATCGAGAAAAAGCCTCAACCCTTGAAGAACGGGAGAAGAAG ATTGCGGAGGTAAGAGCAGCTATATGTCCATTGCCAGAGACGCTGTCAAGATTTTCTTCTGATGATTCAATATCAAGATACCTGCGGGCGCGAAATTGGAATGTTAAGAAAGCAACTAAAATGCTGAAAGAAACTTTGAAATGGAGAGTGCAGTATAAAACTGATGATATTCGTTGG GAAGATATTGCTTCTGAAGCAGATTCAGGGAAAATATATAGATCGACTTCTGTCGACAAGAAAGGGAGACCTGTCCTGGTCATGCGTCCCTCCTGTCAG AATTCCAACTCTGTGGCAGGGCAAATCAAATACTTTGTATATTGCATGGAAAATGCCATCCTTAATCTGCCACCTAATCAAGAGCAGATGGTCTGGTTGGTGGATTTTTGGAATTTTAGCCTGTCGAATATTTCTATCAAGTCGACCAAGGAAACAGCCTACGTGTTACAAAATCATTATCCAGAGAGACTCGGAATGGCTATTTTGTACAACCCTCCCAGGATGTTTGAACAGTTTTATTCG GTGGTTAAACCCTTTCTGGAGCCGAAGACTAGAAACAAGGTCAAGTTTGTCTATGCTGATGACGCCAACAGCATAAAGATCATGGAGGAGATCTTCAACATGGACCAGCTAGAACCATCATTTGGTGGAAAAAGTACAGAAAGTTTCGACATTCAGAAATACGCGCAGagaatgaaagaagatgatgtCAAAAAACACACTTTCTTGGAAAAAGGACTCGGTCCATTTGCTTCCACCAGTAGCAATGGTCTAACTAATGTTGGAGATGAGCCCTCCGAGGAAGAGGACGATAGTGATGATCAGCGTTCATCCTCGTCAAAAGCTGGGAAGTCCCCGGGATTTCCCCAGGACACAAGTTTGTCGGTAACTAACATGAGCCTTGCGGATGTTGGAGATGTCAAGGCATAA
- the LOC141585838 gene encoding heat shock cognate 70 kDa protein-like isoform X1, with the protein MVGKGQEWPVIGIDLGTTYSCVAVCQHGRVEIIPNDQGNRTTPSCVAFTDTERLIGEAALNQATKNPLNTIFDVKRLIGRRFSDNDIQEDIKLWPFKVLEGTDSGKKKKPMIVANYMGEEKRFTPEEISAMILSKMKGVAEAYLGCTVKNAIVTVPAYFNDSQRQATKDAGTIAGLNVVRIINEPTAAAMAYGLDDSMIGNQNKAGKKNVLVFDLGGGTFDVSLVSIEKGEIQVKAVSGDTHLGGGDFDNKMVTYLLEDFKRKHKKDISDSPRVRGRLRAASERAKRVLSSATQTTIEIDCLYEGIDFTSTITRARFEMLNLELFQNCINTVKTCLKDAKMKTTDINDVVLVGGSTRIPKVQQLLQEFFDGKELCRSINADEAVAYGAAVHAAVLSGVGVGSTCNDIVLVDVTPLSLGVKSHNGTLSVIIPRNTTIPVKKNKIRVTASDNQTSACFRVFEGERLMAEDNHFLDEFEICGFPPAPKGKTKFDVCFEIDLDGILNVSSVELGTGLRNRITMTNHRGRLSKEEVQRMIDDAEKYKAQDEYQRKLVESKNALETYVTDISDRLKYVGGRTKESNIKKDIEKTFQWLESNSDLTDISAFETKFRELQRICRNSVKKN; encoded by the exons atggtagGAAAAGGACAAGAATGGCCAGTGATAGGAATCGATCTCGGGACGACGTACTCATGCGTCGCAGTTTGCCAACATGGCCGTGTCGAAATCATCCCTAACGACCAGGGTAACCGTACTACTCCTTCTTGTGTTGCATTCACGGACACTGAACGTCTTATTGGTGAAGCCGCTCTTAATCAAGCTACTAAGAACCCTCTCAATACTATTTTTG ATGTGAAGAGGCTTATAGGAAGACGATTCAGCGATAATGACATACAAGAGGACATCAAACTTTGGCCATTTAAGGTTTTAGAGGGGACTGATTCAGGAAAAAAAAAGAAGCCGATGATTGTTGCTAACTATATGGGTGAAGAGAAGAGATTCACTCCGGAGGAGATATCTGCCATGATCTTATCGAAGATGAAAGGTGTGGCTGAGGCTTACCTTGGTTGCACAGTGAAGAATGCTATTGTCACTGTGCCTGCATACTTCAATGATTCACAACGTCAAGCTACCAAAGACGCTGGAACCATTGCAGGGCTCAATGTGGTTCGTATCATTAATGAGCCGACTGCTGCTGCTATGGCTTATGGTCTTGATGATAGCATGATTGGTAACCAAAACAAAGCTGGAAAGAAGAATGTTTTGGTTTTTGATCTTGGTGGAGGGACCTTTGATGTTTCCTTGGTATCAATAGAGAAGGGTGAAATCCAAGTGAAAGCGGTAAGTGGAGATACTCACCTTGGAGGAGGGGACTTTGACAACAAAATGGTGACATATCTTTTGGAGGATTTCAAAAGAAAGCATAAAAAAGACATTAGTGACAGTCCAAGGGTCCGTGGACGTTTAAGGGCTGCGTCTGAACGAGCTAAGAGAGTCCTTTCATCTGCGACCCAAACCACTATTGAGATCGATTGCCTCTATGAGGGCATCGATTTTACTTCAACAATAACTCGTGCTCGTTTTGAGATGTTAAACTTGGAATTATTTCAAAATTGTATAAACACTGTGAAGACATGCTTGAAGGATGCTAAGATGAAGACGACGGATATTAATGATGTTGTTCTTGTTGGTGGATCAACCCGGATTCCCAAGGTTCAGCAACTCTTGCAAGAGTTTTTTGATGGAAAGGAGCTTTGCAGAAGCATCAATGCCGATGAAGCTGTAGCATATGGGGCTGCAGTCCATGCCGCTGTCCTaagtggtgttggtgttggtagcACTTGTAATGATATTGTTCTTGTGGATGTCACTCCTTTATCACTTGGTGTTAAGAGTCACAATGGCACCTTGAGTGTAATTATTCCAAGGAATACAACTATCCCCGTGAAGAAGAACAAAATACGAGTTACTGCCAGCGACAATCAGACGTCTGCATGTTTTCGGGTTTTTGAGGGTGAGAGACTCATGGCTGAAGACAACCATTTTTTGGACGAGTTTGAGATATGCGGTTTCCCTCCTGCACCTAAAGGCAAAACCAAGTTTGACGTCTGTTTTGAAATTGATTTGGATGGCATTTTGAATGTTTCCTCTGTGGAGCTGGGCACTGGGCTTAGGAATCGCATCACAATGACAAATCACCGTGGGCGGCTTTCTAAGGAAGAGGTCCAGAGGATGATCGATGATGCTGAAAAATACAAAGCTCAAGACGAGTATCAAAGGAAGCTGGTAGAGTCTAAGAACGCTCTTGAGACTTACGTTACTGATATTTCAGACAGATTAAAATATGTTGGCGGCAGAACAAAGGAAAGTAATATAAAGAAAGACATTGAGAAGACATTTCAATGGCTGGAATCCAACTCAGATCTGACTGATATTTCCGCGTTTGAAACAAAATTCAGAGAATTGCAACGTATTTGTAGGAATTCtgtcaaaaaaaattaa
- the LOC141585838 gene encoding heat shock cognate 70 kDa protein-like isoform X2, with amino-acid sequence MVGKGQEWPVIGIDLGTTYSCVAVCQHGRVEIIPNDQDVKRLIGRRFSDNDIQEDIKLWPFKVLEGTDSGKKKKPMIVANYMGEEKRFTPEEISAMILSKMKGVAEAYLGCTVKNAIVTVPAYFNDSQRQATKDAGTIAGLNVVRIINEPTAAAMAYGLDDSMIGNQNKAGKKNVLVFDLGGGTFDVSLVSIEKGEIQVKAVSGDTHLGGGDFDNKMVTYLLEDFKRKHKKDISDSPRVRGRLRAASERAKRVLSSATQTTIEIDCLYEGIDFTSTITRARFEMLNLELFQNCINTVKTCLKDAKMKTTDINDVVLVGGSTRIPKVQQLLQEFFDGKELCRSINADEAVAYGAAVHAAVLSGVGVGSTCNDIVLVDVTPLSLGVKSHNGTLSVIIPRNTTIPVKKNKIRVTASDNQTSACFRVFEGERLMAEDNHFLDEFEICGFPPAPKGKTKFDVCFEIDLDGILNVSSVELGTGLRNRITMTNHRGRLSKEEVQRMIDDAEKYKAQDEYQRKLVESKNALETYVTDISDRLKYVGGRTKESNIKKDIEKTFQWLESNSDLTDISAFETKFRELQRICRNSVKKN; translated from the exons atggtagGAAAAGGACAAGAATGGCCAGTGATAGGAATCGATCTCGGGACGACGTACTCATGCGTCGCAGTTTGCCAACATGGCCGTGTCGAAATCATCCCTAACGACCAGG ATGTGAAGAGGCTTATAGGAAGACGATTCAGCGATAATGACATACAAGAGGACATCAAACTTTGGCCATTTAAGGTTTTAGAGGGGACTGATTCAGGAAAAAAAAAGAAGCCGATGATTGTTGCTAACTATATGGGTGAAGAGAAGAGATTCACTCCGGAGGAGATATCTGCCATGATCTTATCGAAGATGAAAGGTGTGGCTGAGGCTTACCTTGGTTGCACAGTGAAGAATGCTATTGTCACTGTGCCTGCATACTTCAATGATTCACAACGTCAAGCTACCAAAGACGCTGGAACCATTGCAGGGCTCAATGTGGTTCGTATCATTAATGAGCCGACTGCTGCTGCTATGGCTTATGGTCTTGATGATAGCATGATTGGTAACCAAAACAAAGCTGGAAAGAAGAATGTTTTGGTTTTTGATCTTGGTGGAGGGACCTTTGATGTTTCCTTGGTATCAATAGAGAAGGGTGAAATCCAAGTGAAAGCGGTAAGTGGAGATACTCACCTTGGAGGAGGGGACTTTGACAACAAAATGGTGACATATCTTTTGGAGGATTTCAAAAGAAAGCATAAAAAAGACATTAGTGACAGTCCAAGGGTCCGTGGACGTTTAAGGGCTGCGTCTGAACGAGCTAAGAGAGTCCTTTCATCTGCGACCCAAACCACTATTGAGATCGATTGCCTCTATGAGGGCATCGATTTTACTTCAACAATAACTCGTGCTCGTTTTGAGATGTTAAACTTGGAATTATTTCAAAATTGTATAAACACTGTGAAGACATGCTTGAAGGATGCTAAGATGAAGACGACGGATATTAATGATGTTGTTCTTGTTGGTGGATCAACCCGGATTCCCAAGGTTCAGCAACTCTTGCAAGAGTTTTTTGATGGAAAGGAGCTTTGCAGAAGCATCAATGCCGATGAAGCTGTAGCATATGGGGCTGCAGTCCATGCCGCTGTCCTaagtggtgttggtgttggtagcACTTGTAATGATATTGTTCTTGTGGATGTCACTCCTTTATCACTTGGTGTTAAGAGTCACAATGGCACCTTGAGTGTAATTATTCCAAGGAATACAACTATCCCCGTGAAGAAGAACAAAATACGAGTTACTGCCAGCGACAATCAGACGTCTGCATGTTTTCGGGTTTTTGAGGGTGAGAGACTCATGGCTGAAGACAACCATTTTTTGGACGAGTTTGAGATATGCGGTTTCCCTCCTGCACCTAAAGGCAAAACCAAGTTTGACGTCTGTTTTGAAATTGATTTGGATGGCATTTTGAATGTTTCCTCTGTGGAGCTGGGCACTGGGCTTAGGAATCGCATCACAATGACAAATCACCGTGGGCGGCTTTCTAAGGAAGAGGTCCAGAGGATGATCGATGATGCTGAAAAATACAAAGCTCAAGACGAGTATCAAAGGAAGCTGGTAGAGTCTAAGAACGCTCTTGAGACTTACGTTACTGATATTTCAGACAGATTAAAATATGTTGGCGGCAGAACAAAGGAAAGTAATATAAAGAAAGACATTGAGAAGACATTTCAATGGCTGGAATCCAACTCAGATCTGACTGATATTTCCGCGTTTGAAACAAAATTCAGAGAATTGCAACGTATTTGTAGGAATTCtgtcaaaaaaaattaa
- the LOC141585838 gene encoding heat shock cognate 70 kDa protein-like isoform X3, whose product MIVANYMGEEKRFTPEEISAMILSKMKGVAEAYLGCTVKNAIVTVPAYFNDSQRQATKDAGTIAGLNVVRIINEPTAAAMAYGLDDSMIGNQNKAGKKNVLVFDLGGGTFDVSLVSIEKGEIQVKAVSGDTHLGGGDFDNKMVTYLLEDFKRKHKKDISDSPRVRGRLRAASERAKRVLSSATQTTIEIDCLYEGIDFTSTITRARFEMLNLELFQNCINTVKTCLKDAKMKTTDINDVVLVGGSTRIPKVQQLLQEFFDGKELCRSINADEAVAYGAAVHAAVLSGVGVGSTCNDIVLVDVTPLSLGVKSHNGTLSVIIPRNTTIPVKKNKIRVTASDNQTSACFRVFEGERLMAEDNHFLDEFEICGFPPAPKGKTKFDVCFEIDLDGILNVSSVELGTGLRNRITMTNHRGRLSKEEVQRMIDDAEKYKAQDEYQRKLVESKNALETYVTDISDRLKYVGGRTKESNIKKDIEKTFQWLESNSDLTDISAFETKFRELQRICRNSVKKN is encoded by the coding sequence ATGATTGTTGCTAACTATATGGGTGAAGAGAAGAGATTCACTCCGGAGGAGATATCTGCCATGATCTTATCGAAGATGAAAGGTGTGGCTGAGGCTTACCTTGGTTGCACAGTGAAGAATGCTATTGTCACTGTGCCTGCATACTTCAATGATTCACAACGTCAAGCTACCAAAGACGCTGGAACCATTGCAGGGCTCAATGTGGTTCGTATCATTAATGAGCCGACTGCTGCTGCTATGGCTTATGGTCTTGATGATAGCATGATTGGTAACCAAAACAAAGCTGGAAAGAAGAATGTTTTGGTTTTTGATCTTGGTGGAGGGACCTTTGATGTTTCCTTGGTATCAATAGAGAAGGGTGAAATCCAAGTGAAAGCGGTAAGTGGAGATACTCACCTTGGAGGAGGGGACTTTGACAACAAAATGGTGACATATCTTTTGGAGGATTTCAAAAGAAAGCATAAAAAAGACATTAGTGACAGTCCAAGGGTCCGTGGACGTTTAAGGGCTGCGTCTGAACGAGCTAAGAGAGTCCTTTCATCTGCGACCCAAACCACTATTGAGATCGATTGCCTCTATGAGGGCATCGATTTTACTTCAACAATAACTCGTGCTCGTTTTGAGATGTTAAACTTGGAATTATTTCAAAATTGTATAAACACTGTGAAGACATGCTTGAAGGATGCTAAGATGAAGACGACGGATATTAATGATGTTGTTCTTGTTGGTGGATCAACCCGGATTCCCAAGGTTCAGCAACTCTTGCAAGAGTTTTTTGATGGAAAGGAGCTTTGCAGAAGCATCAATGCCGATGAAGCTGTAGCATATGGGGCTGCAGTCCATGCCGCTGTCCTaagtggtgttggtgttggtagcACTTGTAATGATATTGTTCTTGTGGATGTCACTCCTTTATCACTTGGTGTTAAGAGTCACAATGGCACCTTGAGTGTAATTATTCCAAGGAATACAACTATCCCCGTGAAGAAGAACAAAATACGAGTTACTGCCAGCGACAATCAGACGTCTGCATGTTTTCGGGTTTTTGAGGGTGAGAGACTCATGGCTGAAGACAACCATTTTTTGGACGAGTTTGAGATATGCGGTTTCCCTCCTGCACCTAAAGGCAAAACCAAGTTTGACGTCTGTTTTGAAATTGATTTGGATGGCATTTTGAATGTTTCCTCTGTGGAGCTGGGCACTGGGCTTAGGAATCGCATCACAATGACAAATCACCGTGGGCGGCTTTCTAAGGAAGAGGTCCAGAGGATGATCGATGATGCTGAAAAATACAAAGCTCAAGACGAGTATCAAAGGAAGCTGGTAGAGTCTAAGAACGCTCTTGAGACTTACGTTACTGATATTTCAGACAGATTAAAATATGTTGGCGGCAGAACAAAGGAAAGTAATATAAAGAAAGACATTGAGAAGACATTTCAATGGCTGGAATCCAACTCAGATCTGACTGATATTTCCGCGTTTGAAACAAAATTCAGAGAATTGCAACGTATTTGTAGGAATTCtgtcaaaaaaaattaa
- the LOC141586456 gene encoding uncharacterized protein LOC141586456, which translates to MLQCCSAAESSQHLFFQCPFSRHLMQQVLAWMGVTRGVLSLKHELYKIALCRGTRWRRKAVCCSLAAAVYYIWQERNRRIFDGGCLRVDQLIRKLKYDVCVRMYAWSRGVDNSPMLSMLLG; encoded by the coding sequence ATGTTACAGTGTTGTTCTGCTGCTGAATCTTCTCAGCATCTTTTCTTTCAATGCCCTTTCTCTAGGCACCTGATGCAGCAGGTCTTGGCTTGGATGGGTGTTACTAGAGGCGTTCTTAGTCTTAAACATGAGCTTTATAAAATTGCTCTATGTCGTGGGACTAGATGGAGAAGAAAGGCTGTTTGTTGCTCCCTTGCTGCTGCAGTTTATTATATTTGGCAGGAGAGAAATAGGAGGATCTTTGATGGTGGCTGCCTAAGAGTTGATCAGCTTATACGTAAGCTCAAATATGATGTTTGTGTTAGAATGTATGCTTGGAGCAGGGGGGTTGACAACTCTCCCATGCTATCCATGCTCCTTGGTTAA